GGCTTTGTCCAATTATTTCCTCTACCCATTACTTCAATAAGACGAAGGAGGgaacaaaaagttaaacagaccCTAACCAGAATTCTCTTAAAAGTTATGTTGGAAGGGTAAAATCAGTACATCATTTATACTCATTTTTTTATTCTTGTCACACAATCATATGCATCAGCCCTCCCAAATTAAAAGTAACACAAATAATAAATAGTGTCCAAATCTAATGAACTAAATGACTGTAATATATTCATAATAAACCCTTCTGAATTTAAAATGGTCCAGCCACTTGAGAAaagagtctggcagttcctcaaaagttaCATGTAGAGTTACCAGATGACCGAGCAAGTCCTCTCCTAGGTTTAtacccaggagaaatgaaaacgtaTATCCACGCAAAGATTTATagacaaatgttcatagcagcattattcgtaatagacaaaaagtagaaataacctgggcattgattgcggaAGAATGAACAGGAGTGCGGTGTGAATATGgagaagcaaaagaaaacaaggaaGTATGCGACCATGAAGCAAATGCTTAGTCTCAGAGATCAGAGGCTTAAAGAAAAGGATAGATTAAaacctaaaaagaaagaaaaaaaagatcccaGCGCACTCAAGGAAAGAGAAGTCCCTCAACATCCTTCCTGCTTGTTCTTCCAATATAACACACAGCTGGGCCCACCTTACCACATTCTGGTTGATACCAATTTTATCAACTTCTCCATTAAAGCCAAACTGGACCTAGTACAGTCAATGATGGACTGTCTGTATGCCAAGTGTATCCCTTGTATAACTGACTGTGTAATGGCTGAAATTGAGAAATTGGGGCAGAAGTATCGAGTCGCTCTAAGGTTCGCCAAGGATCCAAGATTTGAACGATTACCGTGCACACACAAAGGAACCTATACAGATGACTGCTTAGTACAGAGAGTAACTCAGCACAAGTGTTACATCATGGCCACGGTTGACCGGGGCCTTAAGCGAAGAATCTGTAAGATCCCTGGAGTTCCTATCGTGTACATTTCTAACCATAGGTACGTTGAGCGGACGCCAGGTGATTACGGAGCCCCTCGGTTTTGATTCTGAcaagacaatgttcctctgcctTCAATTAACTTTTTCTGTTTCCAGCTCATTAAACATGCTATTTTatggctaaaagaaaaaaagaaagaaaagaaataacccaaatgtccattaactgatgaatgaataaataaaatgcaatgcaatattactcagccatagaaaggaatgaagtaccgatacatgtcacaacatggataagctttgaaaacattatactaattgaaagaagtcagtcacacatacacacacaaaaacaaacaaacatatattgtatgattccattcatacgAAACATCAAGAATAGGCaaacccatagagacagaaagatctGTGGTTGCCTTGGGCTAAGGGCATTGTAGGGAAATGCTTATGGGTATAAGATTTCTTtcttgggtgatgaaaatgtcttAAAATTGCTTttagtgatggttacacaactttaTGAATACGCTAAAAGCCACTGAAATGTgcactttaaatgagtgaattatGATATATGAATTATATTTCATTAAGACTCTTATTAAATCCTCCATGCTAAGTCCTGTTGTCCCCCATCCTAACATCACAAGATATAAAATGAATAGAGGGCTTTATTATTCAAATTGTTTCTGGCAATAACATTATTAATTAGAAGGTATTAGGCAACACTACGGCATGGAATTTAACATATACAGTGTCTAATCATCAGAAGAGCTTTGCAAAGTAGATGTTTTTAGGAGACATTTAAGGCCTTCTCTTCCAAGCTTCCATCCTTCTTCTATGTAACACTGTGATCGAACATTTAATTTGGAATGATCCTCTATAATAGTGGAAGGtggaaaattaaatattaaataaaaataatgaactctcaaattagaaaataaaaaaactgtTAACAAATTTCAAGTCCCAAAAGAGTTCATCATTATTTTAATAGGTAAGTTTTTGCCTATGTGAAGTAAGTGGCTGGTAGCCCCTAGGTCACCCTGCTCTGCCTATGTAGAACAATGTAACACTGACCCTAGCACCCAGATTGGGTCTCTTACTATCTCCACTGAAAGAACCTAGGCTCCTTGGAGAGTAGCTGATTCCATGTTTAGAACTGGGAGAAATCAAGATGAACCTGGGAAATCTTGTTAAAAATCAAGGATGCTTTCACAAGAAGCTGCTTTTCAGAGGTCAATTGAATTGGTTGTCTGTAAAAGACCATGGGCCCATAATGATGTTCCAAGAGGATAAAAGTGTAgtatgtgctaaaaaaaaaaaaaaaaaatcatatttactGTTGGGAGGCAATTGACTGATGCCAAATTTCTAATTTTTGTAAAAGAGGGTATATAATAAGAACAAatgactgaaatgaaaaataaacataaacTAACCCCAATTTATTTAATTGACACAATTCCTTCTCTTCATTAGGTAGTTCAAAGAGTTACTGGAGAAACagcaatagggttttctttttttttttttttcgtaacctgcattctgtattttgtattaaaaatgtttttaaaagatgCAAAGACTAACTGGGATTGCTGTGTTATCCTGCAGGAAGTGGCAGGCCGGAAGCTGGAGACGAGGGGACAGTGTCTCTCTCTGACTAAAGGTCTGTTTTGCCTCCTACTCAGAGCAGAAAGTTGAACCCTTTGCCTATTATACTTTAAATTGAAAATCATATTCTTTACATATGTTGGCATCTTCCCATCAATAACATCACCAGCCCATTGTGATAACCTCACTCTACCACTACAATCATGACTGCGATTCCAaaggaaaactgaaaagaaaGTAATGAAATATGGTTGGAGGTTGGGGGAGGCCAGCATATTCAGGGTGGGAATGCAGAGAGAAGAGGCTAGAGAATTCATCCAGGCCAGAACGTCATCTTCTCTAGCCTGAAAAAGTGTCTTTGTTATGAAGACTGTGAAAGGCAATCTAAACTTGGTCAGGCCTATGTCATCTAATATTGACAATAATGTGTTTTTCAAGGACATTTGAAAAAGCCATTCTAGACAGAAATGGGCTAACGGTCACACAAAACTATCAAATGGCCCATTGGATGCACTTGGAGTAGAAAGTTTTGGAAGCCAAATTGAAATAATTCATTTCCAGGGgtaaatcaattttaaaaaatctttcacatggcataaactgaatgAAGGCCAGTTTATGGTTTAAATATAACAATGCGTTCATTAAGAAAGTGTCTTAGCATTCCCCTTTCCCAAAATCAGTGTATGGATTAAATTGTCAATGCACTCCAGCCAAAGACAATGAAGAACACATATATAGTTAAATAAGTTGGGTTTGTTACTCAttgcaaagaaagaaaatgcacCACCTGGGGAACTTTGGGGTGTATCAATTAGATGATGCTAGAAAGGACTTATAAGAGTTGGGTTCATGGTAGGTGACTTTGGGGAGGATACAAGGAATCAGAGCTTTTGCTCTGGAACGAATATCGTCAGGAAGCAGGAAAAATTCTATGAATGAATATCTTAACAGCTATTATTTAGAAGGAGTGGAAGATTAGAGTGAGGCTAAAGTTGTAATGGGCAAAGAAGCAGCAGTCACTCATATTAGCATTAGGATGGGGAAGTTTGGAATTTTTGTGCTTTACATAGTGGCCTTGTTTTTTTTCCGTGCTTAGATAAGATTGCAAGAATGGCCTTGCAAGCTTTATTTAATCATGATCACACAGTGGCCTTATCTGATGTTGGTGTACTCTGACATTATTCATGTTCAACAGAGAACCAACCAGCCTCTTGATGTCACACTTTCCTAAAAACACACTTTCCTAAAGTCCGTAACTataactttaaaaattattacattaaaaaaatgctACATACTTATGTCTTCTAATGTTAAAATATTATTGACAATGGCTGCTGGTTATTCACCATggatctttgaccaaaatacattTAATCCTTTGGGGGAAGGAATAACAGTGATCCTGGATATATGTGTGATGAGGATAAGTAAATGaagacctgttgttgttaggtgctgttgggttgattctgactcatagcaaccacatgtgacaaagtagaactgccccatgcattTTCTacgctgtaatttttatgagagcaaatcgccaggtcttcctcccacagagctgctgggtgggtttgaattgccaacctttcagttagcagctgagcacttaatgattgtgccaccagggttctttaaaGAGGAAATAGTGGAATAGAAAACGTAAGGCAGGAACTTGCGCTGGATAATTCAACAgaaataagaatttttaaaaggttGTTGAAGAAAATAGACACTAAATTTCTCTGCAAGGGAAACCATCCTGTCTAAAACTTCATGTCTAATCTTCCTAGGGTCATGACAAAagagttctcttttttttttaattctacatcTATTTTGCCTCAGAGACTGTAAGCTTCAGAATGGCAGAAACGTATTTCTTTTACCATCAGCCACTGCACAGAATAGGTGGATAATTAAATCTGTCATGTGAATGACTAAGGGAGCAAAATAGTGTGGCTATTTTTTGAAGGTTAAAAATTTACCTTTAATGGTTCATCTTTGTTTGCCATTCAAAGATTTCaacattttgttgattttcttcctAAATTTCCTCTTGGAATAATGACAAGATATAATAATAGCAAATAGTcaattgttttctattttgaacatcaatatttttccaaattttattagaagtttgaaatataaataaaatatgaaagaagGTACAACAAACCTCTTTAGAGTAACAACACACCACCCTTTGCTAAAGACTATCCTGGTACACATCTACTGTTTCAGTATAATTTTTAATAGTACTAactttcactctcaaaagtgtcCCATTTTGTATGATCATTCTATCTATAATACACCCCCTAGAatcaaaaaattatttaaaagggGGGGCATATAAATTAAAAGAGACTTAAGAAACATATATATCTAGCAACCAAATATAATCCAACACATGTTTGAATTCTGGCTCAaattaactatttaaaaaattatgagaAAATTAGGGAAACATGAATACTGACTGGTTTTTGGTGATATTATGTGttaatttttaagtgtataatggtcttttgcagtttgaaattgatcatatatgtaattaagatgcattgataattactggtggttggaatgcaaaagttggaaacaaagaaagatcagtacatggaaaataaggccttggtaatagaaagaACACTGGAGgtctcatgatagaatttggcaagaccaatgacttattcattgcaaatacctttttccaacaatgtaaacagcaactatacacatggatctcaccgatggaatacacaggaattaaactgACTACTTATgtgaaaagagaaaatggaaaagcacAGCAtaattagtcagaacaaggccaggggatgactgcctaacaattaattgctcatatgcaaattcgatttgaagctgaagaaaactaaaacaagttcatgagagccaaaatacaaccttgtgtatatcccaccacctgaatttagagaccatctgaggaCTAGATTTGACACACcgaacactaatgacaaagaccagacgaattgtagaatgacatctaggacatcatacataaagaaagcaaaaggtcattaaaaagataggaaagaaagaaaatctcaaAATGTATGTCAAAACAGACCCTGGAACTTGCTactgaacatagagtagctaaactgaatggaagaaacgatgaagaaGCTGAACgcaatatttcaaagggcagctcaagaagacaaagtaaagtattataatgatttgTGCAAaaccctggagttagaaaaacaaaagggaagaacacactcagaatttctcaagctgaaagaactgaagaaaaaattcaagcctcaagttgcaattttgaaggattctatgggcaaaatattgaaggacaaaggaagtatcaaaagaagatggagggaatacacaggatcactgtaacaaaaaggattggtcaacgttcaaccatttcaggagataacatatgatcaagaactgaccgTACTGAAGGAAGTCCAGGCCTCACTGAAGACGTTAGTGAAAAACAAGACCCAGGAGTTGatagaataccaaatgagatgtttcaacaaatggatgcagcactggaggtgctcactcatctatgccaagaaacttggaagacaaatacccgtatttgtgcccattccaaagaaaggtgatacaataggatgtggaaaatattaaaaaaaaaaaaatctttaatatcccacaagtaaaattttgctgaagaggaTTCAAATATGGTTGCAGTGGTACAACCACAAGGAACttccggaaattcaagccagattcagaagaggatgtggaatcagggatatcattgctggtgtcagatggatcctggctgaaagcagagcataccagaaagatgtttacctgtgttctactgactatgcaaaggcattgtactgtgtggatcataacagattatggataacattgtgaagaataggaattccagaacatttaattgtgctcatactgaacccgtacatagaccaagaggcagtcaatcaaacagaacaaggggatgtttTGTtgcttaaaaccaggaaaggtgtgcgtcaaggttgtatcctttcaccatacatattcaatctgtatgttgagaaaataatccaagaagctgaactataagaagaagaatgtggcatcaggattggaggaagattcattgattcgttaataacctgtgttatgcagatgacacaaccttgcttgctgaaagtgaagaggacttgaagcatttactgatgaagatcaaagactatagcctttgtatggattacacctcaacataaagaaaacaaaaattctcgcaACTgggacaataagcaacatcatgataaatggcttACAGCTCACTCAGGgcctgaatttccagcagttccctgtaactatactgctgcagccactttttaatgatcttcaccaatattttacttgcgtatgatgttaatgatatattttttttaatttctgtattcggttggatcacctttcttgggaataggcataaatatggatctcttccagtcagttggccaagtagctgtcttccaaatttcttggcatagataagtgagtgctttcagcactccatccatttgttgaaacatctcaatagatattccatcgattcctgctgacttgtttttcgccaatgccttcagcgcaccttggacttcttccttcagttcctgatcacatgctacctcttgaaatagttgaacgtcgaccaattcttttttgctgtaatgactctgtatattacttccaacttcttttgatgcttcctgcattgcttaacATTTAacatttcccccatggaatccttcactattgcaactcaaagcttgaattttttcttcagttctttcagcttgagaaatgccaagtgtgttcttcccttttggttttctatctccagctctttgcacatgttattataatactttactttgttcagttcttttacttcatcatttcttccttttgctttagctacttgatgttcaagggcaagtttcagagtctctctgacatccattttggtcttttctttctttcctgttttttaatgacctcttgatttcttcatggatgatgtccttgatgtcattccacgactcatctggtctttggtcatcagtgttcaacatgttgaatctattcttgagatagtctctaaatttaggtgggatatactcaagatcatactttggctctcttcaacttattctacttttctccagtttcaacttgaacttgcatatgagcaattgatggtctgttctgcagtcagcccttggccttgttctgactgatcatattgagcttttccatcatctctttgcacagatgtagtcagtttggttcctgtgtattccatttggtgaggtccatgtgtatagtcaccatttatgttggtgaaaaaaggtatttgcagtgaaagagttgttggtcttgcaaaactctgtcaTGCCATCTcccgcattgtttctatcaccaaggctgtattttccaactacccatccttcttctttgtttccaactttggcattccaatcaccaataattatcagtgcatcctgatttcacgttctatcaatttcagactacagaagctggtaaaaatcttcaatctcttcatctgtggctttagtgtttggtgcataaatttgaataagagttgtgttacctggtctttcttgtaggcgtactgatattatcctatcactgacagtgttgtacttcaggaaagatcttgaaatgttcttttttgaggATGAacgcaataccattcctcttcaagttgtcattttggcatagtagaccataaaacccaaaccatagaccatatgattgtccaattcaaaatggccaataccaagtccatttcagctcactaatgcctaggatattggtatttatgggttccatttcatatttgactctttcctattttcctagattcatactttgtgcattccacgttccgattattaatg
This DNA window, taken from Loxodonta africana isolate mLoxAfr1 chromosome 9, mLoxAfr1.hap2, whole genome shotgun sequence, encodes the following:
- the LOC100656391 gene encoding rRNA-processing protein FCF1 homolog produces the protein MEKQKKTRKYATMKQMLSLRDQRLKEKDRLKPKKKEKKDPSALKEREVPQHPSCLFFQYNTQLGPPYHILVDTNFINFSIKAKLDLVQSMMDCLYAKCIPCITDCVMAEIEKLGQKYRVALRFAKDPRFERLPCTHKGTYTDDCLVQRVTQHKCYIMATVDRGLKRRICKIPGVPIVYISNHRYVERTPGDYGAPRF